ATTGCTGCGATTTTGCTGATTTCTTTGGCTGTTGCAGGAAAAATTGACGGATTCTGGTGGTTGGTTTGGGCGGGCGTGGCTGTTTGCCTGGCTGTTGATGCTGTGGTGTGGCTGCGCACCTTCACGGCTGCAAGGCTCATGCGCCGGCAGTTGCTGCAGGCCACCGGCGCTGCCGGTACTGACAGTGCTTCTGGCAACGCTGAAATGTTTGCCCAGTGCCTTGACCGCATGGGCAGGGCAGAGAAGCTTCTTGAGGCCGAAAAGCGACACAGCGCCGATCTGGAAGCTGGCGGCGCGCAGCTGCAAAGCAGCCTGCAGGCAGCGCAGGCAGAAAATACCGCCTTGCTGGAAAAATTCGAGCGCGGCGATGCTGTTTTGCACAAGGCACATACCGTATGCGCCAAACTTTCTGGCGAGGCCCAAAATCTTGCTACGCTCGTTTCAGAAGTAAACCAGGGTGTTGCCGTGCAACGCGACCGGTTGAACGAAACCGGTGGGGCCATGGATACCGTGTCGCAGGGTGCGCAGGAATCCTCCATGCGTGTGCGCGAGCTTTCTGAAAACGCGCAAACCGCCAGCGCCAGCGCCTCGGCCAGCAAGCAGGAAGTGGACGGGGCTGTTGAATCCATTGAGAAACTTAAAAACACCATTGTGCTTCTTAAGGAAGCCATGGCTGGTCTTGGTGAAAAAGCCAGCAATATCGGCAAGGTGATGGCTGTTATCAACGAGGTGGCCGATCAGACCAACCTGTTGGCCCTCAATGCCGCCATTGAGGCCGCCCGCGCGGGCGAGGCCGGTCGCGGTTTTGCAGTGGTGGCCGACGAGGTGCGTAAACTGGCAGAAAAAACCATGGGTGCCACCCGTGAAGTTGAAGATGCCGTTAAAGCCATACAGCAGGAAATCCGGCGCAATGCCGAAACCGTTGAGGTCGCGGCCCGGTTGAGCGTTGAGGGGGCCAGTTCTGCCTCGCTGGCGGGCAGCCGCCTTGGAGAAATACTCGAGGCCATGTCCGGCACGGCGCAGCACCTGAATGCCGTGGCCACAACGGCTGGCCTGCAGTCAGACAATATTGAAGACGCCAACAAGGCGCTGGATGAAATACGCGTTGTGGCAGAGCAGACATCCGGCAACATGCAGGTGTTTACCGCCGCGTTGCTGACCTTCCAGGGTGGTATGGAAGAACTGGATATGATTGTTAACGCCATGGTCAGTGGCGATTACGAGCGGGCAGCTTCAAACAAGTTTGTGCAGTGGACGTCGAGCATGGATCTGGGAATAGGCGAAATTGATCGCCAGCACCGCATGCTTGTGGACTACATCAACGACCTGCACAGTGCCATGTCCAACCACCGCAGTGCGCGTGAGCTGCTCGAGATTCTGCACAAGCTGCGCGACTATACCAGTACGCACTTCAGGGACGAAGAAAAGCATTTTGTGCATTCAGATTACCCCTCGGTCAAGGACCACCTGCAGATTCACAGAGAATTTGAGGCCAAGGTGGATGAAGTAGAGCGGGGCATAAAGGAAGGCACAGTTACCTTGAGCATGGATTTACTGTCGTTTCTTAAAGACTGGCTGGTAAAGCACATCATGGGCATGGATGCCCAGTACGTGCCCTATGTCAAAAAAAGCACCAAGGTCTCCGTCATGTCTCAGGGCAAAGTGCGCTGACAGCGTCACGCCGGGCACATCCGATTAATGCCCGTTGCACCGTAAGTGTCTGACAACGCTGACCGGTGTGACGGGCCTTTGTTTACAATGGGGCTGGCATTGCATATTTCATTGCAGAATACAAAAAAAGTATTCATATTAACCACTGACTGAACCAAACGATCCGTTTTGCAAGCCTTAGCAGTATGTCTTTGCTTTTTTTTGCGCTGCTGAGGGCGAGCGCTGCTACTGGACAAAAGTGCCGTAAATTGGGTGCGACCAGCGGAGAAATAATGTTTATTCAGTGTCTGGCAGTAAACAAGCGCTTCTCTTGCCTGACCGGCGTGCTGGTCTGTCTGTTTTTGCTGGCACAGTCAGGCCCTGCATCTGCTTTTGACACTGTTGCCATGCCACACGATACAGTGACGCTCACCGCAGCAGAGCGTGCCTACATAAATGAACACAAATCAGTAACACTCTGCGTTGATCCCGACTGGGTTCCCTATGAGCGCATCGATGCAAGTGGCAAGCATGTGGGCATTGCCGCCGACCTTTTGGCGCTGGTTTCTGCCAGAACAGGCATTGAATTCGAGCTTGTGCCAACCCGCGACTGGAATGAAAGCCTCGAGTTCTCCAGGTCAGGCCGGTGCAAGGTTCTGAGCTTTTTGAACCAAACCTCCGAACGCAGCGAATGGCTTATTTTCACCACGCCCCTGTTCAGCGATCCCAACGTATTTATCACGCGTGAAGAGCATCCCTTTATTTCCGACCCAGCCACGCTCGAAAACGAATCCATTGTGTTTCCTGAGGGTACGGCCATGGAGGGTATGATAAGGGAACGCTACCCCAACCTTGAAATCAAGCTTGTCAATTCAGAAGATGAAGCTCTGGATATGGTTTCTGCCAGGCGCAGTTCCATGACCATGCGTTCGCTGATTGTGGCTGCCTACACCATTCGCAAAAACGGTCTGTTCAATCTGAAGATTGCAGGTCAGCTGCCCATGTACATTAACCACCTGCGTATTGGCGTGAAAAAAGGTGATGGGGTGCTGCGCAACATACTTGATAAGGGCGTGCAGTCCATAACGCCTCAGGAAAAGGGGCGGGTGGTCAACCAGCATGTGACCATCAATGTGCAGACCATGGTGGACCCCCGTTGGCTGTTTATGGGGGGTGGCCTGGCGGTAACGATTGCAGCTCTCTGGGGCTACTGGACATACCGTCTCCGCAAGCTCAATGCCGCCCTCCTGCACCTTTCCAATACCGATAGCCTCACTGGCCTTGCCAACAGGCAAAAACTGTCTGCCTGCATGGCTGAGACCATGATACGTTCGTACCAGCATGATCTGCCGTTTTCTGTGATGCTGTTTGATCTGGACAATTTTAAAAGGGTCAATGACACATTCGGGCACCTTGCTGGCGATGCCGTGCTGCAGGCTTTGAATTCCATTGCGTCAAATGCACTGCGTCCGCAGGATACGCCGGGCCGCTGGGGCGGCGAGGAATTCCTTGTTCTTTTGCCTGAAACAGCTGCTGGCGAGGCGACAACGCTGGCCGAAATCCTGCGCAAAGGTGTGGGCGAGTATGAATTTTCCGATGGCCTGCACTGTACGATCAGTATTGGCGTGGCACAAATGCGCTCTGATGATACGCCTGATACCCTGATTCATCGGGCAGATACTGCATTGTACCGTGCAAAAAAAGAGGGGAAAAACAGGGTTGTGCTGGGGTAGAACCTACAGTTGGCTCTTATCATATTGTCGATAAACTGTTTGCGTACTCATACTGTTTACGCCAACGCTTGCCTCTATTCATGTTTTGAGCTAATTTTATATAATGAAATCAGGGTATATAAGATTTACTTAAATTACCCATAGGTTTTTTATCCTGTTTGGCAGCTCCATGGTTTGCCGCATCAATGTGTTTTAGCTTTTGTTGCATCCCTTGTGTTTCAAGCATTCTGATGCTGCGGGGTTTATATGCCAGAGGCCCAACCACACATTCGCTTGCAACCCCCCATCAATTTCCCTTCATGGGTTCAGTCTTACAAGCCCTTGTGGGTCATTGCCCTCATTGACCTGTTTGTGCTTGGAATCA
The Desulfovibrio sp. DNA segment above includes these coding regions:
- a CDS encoding bacteriohemerythrin, with product MVFVSHVIAAILLISLAVAGKIDGFWWLVWAGVAVCLAVDAVVWLRTFTAARLMRRQLLQATGAAGTDSASGNAEMFAQCLDRMGRAEKLLEAEKRHSADLEAGGAQLQSSLQAAQAENTALLEKFERGDAVLHKAHTVCAKLSGEAQNLATLVSEVNQGVAVQRDRLNETGGAMDTVSQGAQESSMRVRELSENAQTASASASASKQEVDGAVESIEKLKNTIVLLKEAMAGLGEKASNIGKVMAVINEVADQTNLLALNAAIEAARAGEAGRGFAVVADEVRKLAEKTMGATREVEDAVKAIQQEIRRNAETVEVAARLSVEGASSASLAGSRLGEILEAMSGTAQHLNAVATTAGLQSDNIEDANKALDEIRVVAEQTSGNMQVFTAALLTFQGGMEELDMIVNAMVSGDYERAASNKFVQWTSSMDLGIGEIDRQHRMLVDYINDLHSAMSNHRSARELLEILHKLRDYTSTHFRDEEKHFVHSDYPSVKDHLQIHREFEAKVDEVERGIKEGTVTLSMDLLSFLKDWLVKHIMGMDAQYVPYVKKSTKVSVMSQGKVR
- a CDS encoding diguanylate cyclase — protein: MFIQCLAVNKRFSCLTGVLVCLFLLAQSGPASAFDTVAMPHDTVTLTAAERAYINEHKSVTLCVDPDWVPYERIDASGKHVGIAADLLALVSARTGIEFELVPTRDWNESLEFSRSGRCKVLSFLNQTSERSEWLIFTTPLFSDPNVFITREEHPFISDPATLENESIVFPEGTAMEGMIRERYPNLEIKLVNSEDEALDMVSARRSSMTMRSLIVAAYTIRKNGLFNLKIAGQLPMYINHLRIGVKKGDGVLRNILDKGVQSITPQEKGRVVNQHVTINVQTMVDPRWLFMGGGLAVTIAALWGYWTYRLRKLNAALLHLSNTDSLTGLANRQKLSACMAETMIRSYQHDLPFSVMLFDLDNFKRVNDTFGHLAGDAVLQALNSIASNALRPQDTPGRWGGEEFLVLLPETAAGEATTLAEILRKGVGEYEFSDGLHCTISIGVAQMRSDDTPDTLIHRADTALYRAKKEGKNRVVLG